Proteins encoded within one genomic window of Sphaerotilus montanus:
- a CDS encoding AbrB family transcriptional regulator, with protein MIGPLLSTAALSIAGAPLLSSRRLRNGGQWIVGTVLGLYFTPAVAAQSLALAPWMLLGALWALLMGFLFGRWLLWSQPAGTVDATTAYFASVIGGASEMAAFAERVGARVDLVAAAHSLRVMLVVLVIPFGYQGLGLHGHDPAAISRVGVQPMGLVLLGLATAAGALAMHALRQPNPWVLGSLLVALGLTASGVELSAMPGWLSATAQLSIGISLGTRFTPAFLHTAPRWLAATAIGTLGMIAASAGYAWLVAQATGLVPATVLLGNSPGGIAEMCITAKVLDLGVAVVTGFHVVRYVIVLVLTGPVYARFVRPR; from the coding sequence ATGATCGGCCCGCTGCTGTCCACGGCAGCGCTGTCGATCGCCGGGGCGCCGCTGCTGTCCTCGCGGCGGTTGCGCAATGGCGGGCAGTGGATCGTGGGCACGGTGCTCGGGCTGTACTTCACGCCGGCCGTCGCGGCGCAGTCGCTCGCACTGGCGCCGTGGATGCTGCTCGGCGCCTTGTGGGCGCTGCTGATGGGCTTCCTGTTCGGGCGCTGGCTGCTGTGGTCGCAACCGGCGGGCACGGTGGATGCCACGACCGCCTACTTCGCCTCCGTCATCGGCGGCGCGTCCGAGATGGCGGCGTTTGCCGAGCGGGTCGGCGCCCGGGTCGATCTGGTCGCGGCAGCGCACTCGCTGCGGGTGATGCTGGTGGTGCTCGTCATCCCCTTCGGCTACCAGGGACTGGGGCTGCACGGGCACGATCCGGCAGCCATTTCTCGCGTCGGTGTCCAGCCGATGGGGCTGGTGCTGCTCGGACTGGCGACGGCGGCCGGCGCGCTGGCGATGCACGCGCTGCGGCAACCCAATCCGTGGGTGCTGGGCTCGCTGCTGGTCGCGCTGGGGCTGACCGCCAGCGGCGTCGAGCTGAGCGCCATGCCCGGCTGGCTGTCCGCCACGGCGCAGCTCTCGATCGGCATCTCGCTGGGCACGCGCTTCACGCCCGCCTTCCTGCACACCGCCCCGCGCTGGCTCGCCGCCACGGCCATCGGCACGCTGGGGATGATCGCCGCGTCAGCCGGCTATGCGTGGCTCGTCGCGCAGGCCACGGGGCTGGTGCCGGCCACGGTGCTGCTGGGCAACTCGCCGGGCGGGATCGCGGAGATGTGCATCACGGCCAAGGTGCTGGACCTGGGGGTGGCGGTGGTGACGGGGTTCCACGTGGTGCGCTACGTGATCGTGCTGGTGCTGACGGGGCCGGTCTATGCACGCTTCGTTCGGCCACGCTAG
- a CDS encoding alkaline phosphatase family protein, whose translation MPVTAAKRLAWGAVLAAALAGWTAAARAAPHDHIVVVVLENRSADAGGEQRIWGNPAMPFLNGLANDPQHGARFSSAYAAETPYRRIPAGFKGPLSARPSQPNYLYLFSASHQGVLPAWFADPTSPYRADVRMASNGDALPGKRDDQPAGIGNRLIPAERRPFSTANLGAALRQTGKTFLSFSESLPHPLWDGEGDTNPLTDHYRRKHNPAINWIDFGPAQTPRAVPEAQRRFLLPVEVNLGFRATQDPSGRRWRGFAEDDHGRPLDFSALPSVSIVVPDEQHDAHSASLADADDWLRRHIGPYATWARTHNSLLIVTFDEDGSTDTSQGDGYRTGRHTVATLFHGAGVRPGVYGERIDALNVLATVLHDQGLLESFRRDFLATCTEDRATCAREHANLRPITDVFGRGQPLTEIPAVR comes from the coding sequence ATGCCTGTGACAGCAGCAAAGCGACTTGCCTGGGGCGCCGTTCTGGCGGCTGCACTGGCGGGGTGGACCGCGGCGGCCCGCGCAGCGCCGCACGACCACATCGTGGTCGTCGTGCTCGAGAACCGCTCGGCCGACGCCGGTGGCGAGCAGCGCATCTGGGGCAATCCGGCGATGCCCTTCCTCAACGGCCTCGCCAACGACCCGCAGCACGGGGCGCGCTTTTCCAGCGCCTACGCGGCCGAGACCCCGTACCGCCGCATTCCCGCCGGTTTCAAGGGCCCGCTCTCGGCGCGTCCTAGCCAGCCGAACTACCTCTACCTGTTCTCGGCCAGCCACCAGGGCGTGCTGCCGGCCTGGTTTGCCGATCCGACCTCGCCCTACCGCGCGGACGTGCGCATGGCCAGCAATGGCGATGCGCTGCCGGGCAAGCGCGACGACCAGCCGGCCGGTATCGGCAACCGCCTGATTCCTGCCGAGCGCCGTCCCTTCAGCACCGCCAACCTCGGCGCTGCGCTGCGCCAGACGGGCAAGACCTTCCTGAGCTTCTCCGAGAGCCTGCCGCACCCGCTGTGGGACGGCGAGGGCGACACCAACCCGCTCACCGACCACTACCGCCGCAAGCACAACCCGGCGATCAACTGGATCGACTTCGGCCCGGCGCAGACGCCGCGTGCCGTGCCCGAGGCGCAGCGCCGCTTCCTGCTGCCGGTCGAGGTGAACCTCGGTTTCCGGGCCACGCAGGACCCGAGCGGTCGCCGCTGGCGCGGCTTCGCCGAGGACGACCACGGCCGGCCGCTCGATTTCTCGGCGCTGCCCAGCGTCTCCATCGTTGTCCCCGACGAGCAGCACGACGCCCACAGCGCCTCCCTGGCCGACGCCGACGACTGGCTGCGCCGCCACATCGGCCCCTACGCCACCTGGGCGCGCACGCACAACAGCCTGCTCATCGTCACCTTCGACGAGGACGGCTCCACCGACACCTCGCAGGGCGATGGCTACCGCACCGGCCGGCACACCGTCGCCACGCTGTTCCACGGTGCGGGCGTGCGCCCGGGGGTCTACGGCGAGCGCATCGACGCGCTCAACGTGCTGGCCACCGTGCTGCACGACCAGGGTCTGCTGGAGTCGTTCCGCCGCGACTTCCTGGCCACCTGCACCGAGGACCGCGCCACCTGTGCGCGCGAACACGCCAACCTGCGCCCGATCACCGACGTGTTCGGCCGCGGCCAGCCCCTGACCGAGATTCCCGCTGTCCGATGA
- a CDS encoding ATP-dependent nuclease, whose product MRLLHYLEIENFKRFGNRQRIELEHPAVLIGPNNCGKTSAIQALALWSQAVRTWFDVRKATSATERPATALNRLSIVAVPVQRTRFFWHNTEVRTGNKDISMTITVGIEFHGQIVPLSMRFRNQGNDLVYCSPDEKAAADTALLKFASDIRVELLYPMSGLETEEPILQPGRIDVLLGQGQTAQVLRNLCLMVEKSAPEDWQRIVKLMQRLFNVTLDQPRETSRGAIDLRYKQPGVREALDVSSSGRGFQQMLLIFAYLYSHKGSVLLVDEPDAHLEILRQKQVYVLLRDIASENHSQVVMVTHSEVILDEALDINLTLLLDGRADDLARKPAIRNSLKHFGADHYIKARERGYVLYVEGGTDVDMLRAFAERMEHPVAAVWDERINSFYVQNNFPGRSQDSELERVEGGFGITPREHFKGLQEMLPSLKGLAILDNDGRSRASSVEGRLTLAYWRRYEAENYFVTPDVLRRYALSCYAGLPLFDSHEPDIDEVLDALVLETVFEGQVADFQLWADSSEAARRLIWDAKTQSTKLSALAEEFFRRLAQKIGGGMLLTKGELHRLVELVDPATLVPEVREKLDLLHALFQAAGPLSQPDLQTF is encoded by the coding sequence ATGCGTCTGCTGCACTACCTGGAAATCGAAAACTTCAAGCGGTTTGGCAACAGGCAGCGCATTGAACTGGAACATCCTGCGGTCCTCATCGGCCCGAACAACTGCGGCAAGACGAGCGCGATCCAGGCGTTGGCTCTGTGGTCACAAGCGGTGCGGACCTGGTTCGATGTTCGCAAGGCCACATCCGCTACCGAGCGACCCGCCACTGCGCTGAATCGACTCAGCATCGTTGCAGTGCCGGTGCAACGCACCCGGTTTTTCTGGCACAACACGGAGGTCCGCACGGGCAACAAGGACATTTCGATGACGATCACGGTCGGCATCGAGTTCCATGGGCAGATCGTTCCGCTGTCGATGCGGTTTCGAAATCAGGGCAACGACTTGGTCTATTGCTCGCCCGATGAAAAGGCTGCAGCCGATACGGCGCTCTTGAAGTTCGCCTCGGATATCCGGGTGGAGTTGCTCTACCCGATGTCCGGGCTGGAGACGGAGGAGCCCATCCTGCAGCCCGGTCGAATCGACGTGCTGCTCGGCCAGGGCCAGACGGCGCAAGTGCTTCGCAACCTGTGCCTCATGGTCGAGAAGAGTGCCCCCGAGGACTGGCAGCGCATCGTGAAGCTGATGCAGCGGCTGTTCAATGTGACGCTGGACCAGCCGAGGGAAACCTCCCGCGGGGCCATTGATCTCCGGTACAAGCAGCCGGGAGTGCGCGAGGCGCTGGACGTGTCCTCGTCCGGACGAGGCTTTCAGCAGATGCTGCTGATCTTCGCGTACCTGTACTCGCACAAAGGCAGCGTGCTGCTGGTGGATGAGCCGGATGCCCACCTGGAAATCCTGAGGCAGAAGCAGGTGTATGTCCTGCTGCGTGACATCGCCTCGGAGAACCACTCCCAAGTGGTCATGGTGACGCACTCGGAGGTCATCCTGGATGAGGCGCTCGACATCAATCTGACCCTGTTGCTGGACGGCCGCGCCGATGACCTGGCGCGCAAGCCTGCCATTCGCAACAGCCTCAAGCACTTCGGTGCCGATCACTACATCAAGGCGCGGGAGCGTGGCTATGTGCTCTACGTGGAAGGCGGCACCGACGTGGACATGCTGCGGGCATTTGCCGAGCGGATGGAACACCCGGTGGCAGCAGTCTGGGATGAGCGCATCAACTCCTTCTACGTGCAGAACAACTTCCCTGGCCGATCGCAGGACAGCGAACTGGAACGTGTCGAAGGCGGTTTCGGGATCACGCCGCGCGAGCACTTCAAGGGACTCCAGGAAATGCTGCCCAGTCTCAAAGGTCTGGCCATCCTCGACAACGACGGGCGATCCCGCGCGTCCAGCGTGGAGGGCCGCCTGACCTTGGCGTACTGGCGTCGTTACGAGGCCGAGAACTATTTCGTGACACCCGACGTGCTGCGACGCTATGCCTTGTCCTGCTACGCGGGATTGCCGCTGTTTGACAGCCACGAACCAGACATCGACGAAGTGCTGGATGCCTTGGTGCTCGAGACCGTGTTCGAGGGCCAAGTGGCCGATTTCCAGCTGTGGGCCGATTCTTCAGAGGCTGCACGGCGCCTGATCTGGGATGCCAAAACGCAGAGCACGAAGCTCAGCGCTCTGGCCGAGGAATTCTTCAGACGGCTGGCACAGAAGATCGGCGGTGGAATGCTGTTGACCAAGGGCGAGTTGCACCGGCTGGTCGAACTGGTCGATCCCGCCACCCTGGTACCCGAGGTTCGGGAGAAGCTTGATTTGCTCCATGCCCTGTTCCAGGCGGCTGGCCCTCTGTCGCAGCCAGATCTGCAGACTTTCTAG
- a CDS encoding PhoX family protein produces MPNPPRLEPWLASRALPITRRQSLGAGLATLLAGAMPWSVAGAATTPALLGRGIGFRSVPMTVTEPLAVPPGYTARVLCAWGDPVGLAQAQPMWRPDAGNTAAEQAQQAGMHHDGMAYFPLAGSARHGLLALNHEYTDERVLHADAASLAGGARTAEQVAKSMAAHGVSVVEVQADAAGRWSVVRPSRHARRITAATPMRLAGPAAGHALLKTAADPEARRVLGTFANCAANATPWGTYLTCEENFQGYFEPPTALDDHHRRWSLRSGGSASNGNWARWHLHDERFDLRRHPNEFHRFGWVVEIDPHDPTSTPVKRTALGRAVHEGAAVGVSKDGRAVVFMGEDARFESIFRFVSRDPIRPGGAAANRDLLDHGTLSVARFDAGGRGRWLPLVHGQGPLTADRGFADQAEVVVRTREAADALGATQMDRPEWTAVDAATGEVYVTLTNNSARGRPGQPGADAANPRAPNPTGHLLRWRHGGDLAAEAFAWDVFALGGGETPGDAFSSPDGLTIDARGVMWIATDATPMTQAAPGDRLWLPRNQLLACDPTAPGGPQMRRFLVAPEGSEVTGPVVAPDCRTLFVNLQHPDAGWPEAGQRPRSATVVITRDDGGLIGT; encoded by the coding sequence ATGCCGAATCCCCCTCGCCTTGAACCATGGCTTGCCTCGCGGGCCCTCCCGATCACCCGCCGTCAGTCGCTCGGCGCCGGTCTGGCCACCTTGCTGGCGGGGGCAATGCCCTGGTCCGTCGCCGGGGCCGCCACCACGCCGGCCTTGCTCGGGCGCGGCATCGGTTTCCGGTCGGTGCCGATGACCGTGACCGAGCCGCTGGCCGTGCCGCCCGGCTACACCGCGCGCGTGCTCTGTGCCTGGGGTGATCCGGTCGGTCTGGCCCAGGCACAGCCCATGTGGCGCCCCGATGCCGGCAACACCGCCGCCGAGCAGGCGCAGCAGGCCGGCATGCACCACGACGGCATGGCCTACTTTCCGCTCGCTGGTTCGGCCCGCCACGGCCTGCTGGCGCTGAACCACGAGTACACCGACGAGCGGGTGCTGCATGCCGATGCCGCCTCGCTCGCCGGCGGGGCGCGCACGGCCGAGCAGGTCGCCAAGTCCATGGCCGCGCACGGCGTGTCGGTCGTCGAGGTGCAGGCGGATGCGGCCGGGCGCTGGTCGGTGGTGCGGCCGTCGCGCCATGCGCGGCGCATCACGGCGGCGACCCCGATGCGGCTGGCCGGCCCTGCCGCCGGCCACGCGCTGCTGAAGACCGCCGCCGATCCCGAGGCCCGCCGCGTGCTCGGCACCTTCGCCAACTGCGCCGCCAACGCCACGCCCTGGGGCACCTACCTGACCTGCGAGGAGAACTTCCAGGGCTATTTCGAGCCGCCGACGGCACTGGACGACCACCACCGGCGCTGGAGTCTGCGCAGCGGTGGCAGTGCCAGCAACGGCAACTGGGCGCGCTGGCACCTGCACGACGAGCGCTTCGACCTGCGCCGACATCCGAACGAGTTCCACCGCTTCGGCTGGGTGGTCGAGATCGACCCGCACGATCCGACCAGCACCCCGGTCAAGCGCACGGCACTCGGTCGGGCCGTCCACGAGGGTGCAGCGGTTGGCGTGTCGAAGGACGGGCGCGCGGTGGTGTTCATGGGGGAGGACGCGCGCTTCGAGTCGATCTTCCGCTTTGTCAGCCGCGACCCGATCCGCCCCGGTGGTGCCGCGGCCAACCGCGACCTGCTCGACCACGGCACGCTGTCGGTGGCACGCTTCGATGCCGGCGGACGCGGGCGCTGGCTGCCGCTGGTCCACGGGCAGGGGCCGCTGACGGCCGACCGCGGGTTTGCCGACCAGGCCGAGGTGGTGGTGCGCACCCGCGAGGCCGCCGACGCGCTGGGTGCCACGCAGATGGACCGCCCGGAGTGGACCGCGGTGGATGCGGCCACCGGCGAGGTCTACGTCACCCTGACCAACAACAGCGCCCGCGGCCGCCCCGGCCAGCCCGGTGCCGATGCGGCCAACCCGCGCGCCCCGAACCCGACGGGGCACCTGCTGCGCTGGCGCCATGGCGGCGACCTGGCGGCGGAGGCCTTCGCCTGGGACGTTTTTGCGCTCGGCGGTGGCGAGACGCCGGGCGACGCCTTCAGCAGCCCGGACGGCCTGACGATCGACGCGCGCGGCGTGATGTGGATCGCCACCGACGCCACACCGATGACCCAGGCCGCGCCCGGCGATCGCCTGTGGCTGCCGCGCAACCAGTTGCTCGCCTGCGACCCGACGGCGCCGGGCGGGCCACAGATGCGCCGCTTCCTGGTGGCACCCGAAGGCAGCGAAGTCACCGGGCCGGTGGTGGCGCCGGATTGCCGCACGCTGTTCGTCAATCTCCAGCACCCGGACGCCGGCTGGCCCGAGGCCGGGCAGCGCCCGCGTTCGGCGACCGTGGTGATCACCCGGGACGACGGCGGGCTGATCGGCACCTGA
- the lysM gene encoding peptidoglycan-binding protein LysM, translating into MGLMSFIKEAGEKLFGSNNPEKAAAEAATAADPVAAQEKLAAANAGAAAAIEKYIGAQGLNVDGLQVAFDGTTCQATVSGCAPDQATKEKVLLCCGNVAGVTAVNDMLTVTAPADESRYHTVVRGDTLSGIAKAEYGNANAYMKIFEANKPMLSHPDKIYPGQVLRIPA; encoded by the coding sequence ATGGGATTGATGAGTTTCATCAAGGAAGCCGGCGAGAAGCTCTTCGGCAGCAACAACCCGGAAAAGGCCGCCGCTGAAGCCGCGACCGCTGCAGATCCGGTGGCCGCGCAGGAAAAGCTCGCCGCGGCCAACGCTGGCGCAGCCGCTGCGATCGAGAAGTACATCGGCGCCCAGGGCCTGAACGTCGATGGCCTGCAGGTCGCCTTTGACGGCACCACCTGCCAGGCCACCGTCTCTGGCTGCGCGCCCGACCAGGCCACGAAGGAAAAGGTCCTGCTGTGCTGCGGCAACGTCGCCGGCGTCACCGCCGTCAACGACATGCTGACCGTTACCGCGCCGGCCGACGAGTCGCGCTACCACACCGTCGTGCGCGGCGACACCCTGTCGGGCATCGCCAAGGCCGAGTACGGCAACGCCAACGCCTACATGAAGATCTTCGAGGCCAACAAGCCGATGCTGAGCCACCCGGACAAGATCTATCCGGGCCAGGTGCTGCGCATCCCGGCCTGA